The proteins below are encoded in one region of Pseudomonas putida S13.1.2:
- the radC gene encoding RadC family protein produces MRLNKLKASDSTGTYLIESPVTETDILLMARQLANLRLRRGRALTSPKAVFSHLQSLLSDYEHEVLALLHLDSRHRVIAFQEMFRGTLDGASVYPRKVVKAALEHNAAAIVLVHNHPSGDPEPSEADRNLTHKLKEALNLVGVRTLDHIIVGREGCVSLTELGYL; encoded by the coding sequence ATGCGCCTGAACAAACTGAAAGCCAGTGATTCGACCGGAACCTACCTGATCGAGTCTCCGGTCACCGAAACCGACATCCTGCTGATGGCCCGCCAGTTGGCAAATCTGCGTCTGCGCCGGGGGCGAGCACTGACCTCACCGAAGGCGGTGTTCAGTCACCTACAGTCGCTGTTGAGCGATTACGAGCATGAAGTTCTTGCCCTTCTCCACCTTGATAGCCGACATCGAGTTATCGCCTTTCAGGAAATGTTCAGGGGCACACTCGACGGCGCCAGCGTTTATCCACGCAAGGTTGTTAAGGCAGCCCTGGAACACAACGCCGCAGCCATAGTCTTGGTGCACAACCATCCCTCCGGAGACCCTGAACCCAGCGAGGCGGACCGCAACCTGACCCACAAACTGAAGGAGGCACTGAACCTGGTCGGGGTCCGGACGCTGGATCACATAATCGTGGGCCGCGAAGGCTGTGTGTCATTGACCGAACTGGGCTACCTGTGA
- a CDS encoding DUF932 domain-containing protein, whose amino-acid sequence MAHLIETMAYAGATPWHGLGNQLSQKQPIEVWQSEAGMDWQILESPVHFKSDAIGHLGAIHSFPEQKVLYRSDSKAPLSVVSQRYHTVQPREVLEFYRDLTEVSGYELETAGVLKGGRKLWALARTGQGAALKGNDQVNGYLLLATSCDGTLATTATPTTVRVVCNNTLTIALDGTCRAIKVPHNTRFDPKAVKKQLGIAVSQWDDFMYRMRALAERKVQWHEALGFFMTVMCEASPTGVLPEQLPNERALRKVQELYEGRGRGSQLDSARGTAWGLLNAVTEYVDHERRARSNEYRMDSAWFGQGAQIKQRALDVALQLAA is encoded by the coding sequence ATGGCACATCTCATCGAAACCATGGCCTACGCAGGCGCTACCCCCTGGCATGGCCTGGGTAATCAGCTCAGTCAAAAGCAACCTATCGAAGTCTGGCAAAGCGAAGCTGGAATGGACTGGCAGATTCTGGAAAGCCCCGTGCATTTCAAATCGGATGCCATCGGCCACCTGGGCGCGATCCACTCCTTCCCCGAGCAAAAGGTGCTCTATCGATCCGACAGCAAGGCGCCGCTGTCGGTGGTCTCTCAGCGCTACCACACGGTGCAGCCCCGAGAGGTGCTCGAATTTTATCGTGACCTCACCGAAGTTTCCGGCTACGAGTTGGAAACGGCCGGCGTGCTCAAGGGTGGGCGCAAGTTATGGGCGCTGGCGCGTACTGGGCAAGGCGCGGCGCTCAAGGGCAACGACCAGGTGAATGGCTATCTGCTGCTGGCGACCTCCTGCGACGGCACACTGGCCACCACAGCCACACCAACCACGGTGCGCGTCGTGTGCAACAACACCCTGACCATCGCCCTGGATGGCACCTGCCGGGCGATCAAGGTGCCGCACAACACCCGTTTCGATCCGAAGGCGGTGAAGAAGCAACTCGGTATCGCCGTCTCGCAATGGGACGACTTCATGTACCGCATGCGTGCCCTGGCTGAGCGCAAGGTGCAGTGGCATGAGGCATTGGGCTTCTTCATGACCGTGATGTGCGAGGCCAGTCCGACCGGAGTACTGCCGGAGCAACTGCCCAACGAGCGCGCCCTGCGCAAGGTTCAGGAGCTGTACGAAGGTCGTGGTCGCGGTAGCCAGCTGGACTCGGCGCGCGGTACCGCCTGGGGCCTGCTCAACGCCGTGACCGAGTACGTCGACCACGAGCGCCGTGCGCGCAGCAACGAGTACCGCATGGACTCGGCCTGGTTCGGCCAGGGCGCGCAAATCAAGCAACGCGCCCTGGATGTTGCGCTGCAGCTCGCCGCTTAA